AAGAGTAGCTCATGTAGCTACTCTTTTTTGTGTTAATGAGCACGAAGTGCTAAAAGACACAACAAGTACCAGAGGACTACAAGAAGCAAGAAGGTTGAGGAAGCGAAGAAGTCCGGAGAATGAGGATTATACGTGGGGACTGAAGGAATGAAGCTGACGAAGAGATTCGCCGCTTGTTTTAGTACAATCCCAACGTGACTGTTAAGCTCAAGCGCACTCATGGAATAAATGTATGAACATTCCCGAGCACTATTACCTAATCAATACTCATCATATTTTTTGCTCTCTTTGAAATACTATGGAAGTATGATAAACCAAGGAGATGATTATATGGGAAGAACTAAAAATGCAAATGCAAATGCACAACGAAATGACAATGTGAAAAAAGGAAATAGTCCTGAATTTGCTGCTTACGCAGAAGTAATAGCAGACCAGGCTGATGGTAAAGATAAAAAATAATCACAGTAACCGGTAAAAGTTTATGAATCTGGTCCTATCCATAGTGGATAGGGCCTTTTAGTTCAGGAAAAGGGAAATTTATAATGTTTTACTCCTTTTTTTGGAAGACATCTGATAAAATAGTAAAATAGGCGAAGAGAAGGAGAATAACATATGTCTAGCTATACAGTTACTAAAAAGAAAAAGCAATTTGATTTATCATCATTTCTTATCATGATTGCCATCATTCTTGTTTTGTCCTGTCTAATAGTTCCCTTTGTAGCGATCTACTCATATCAGGATATCTTTATTAACAACGTACAATCATGGTTTTTTGCAACACCAAAGATTAACTATTTTATATTTGCTGGTGGGTTAATTTGGTTCTCAATTCTTATAGTTATTTTCTTGATTTATCGTAATAATACTTTAATGGCTGATAAAAAGGTAAGGCTTTTTCCATTTTATTTAGCAGTGATACCAGGAATAATTGTTATATTACTTTCTCTACATAATTATTTCTATTTAAATGATGAAGGTATATATTACAATGGGCTGACAGACCTTGGCGTTAAAACATATAAGTGGGAAGATGTAACGGAAGCTAAACAGCTTCAAGTGATAAATAATGGGGTTATGGTTGAAGGAGATCTTGTATTTGAATTTAAGAATGGAGAAACCTTTAACCTTCCTGTTACAAAAGAAGTTCAATTAAATAAGAGGCGAATTTATACTGCGCTAAGAAAAGTAGATGTTGAAGTACAACGTATTCTGCCAGAGGGTCAGGGTTAATAAAAAGAAGGATTGAATGATATTCAATCCTTTTTTTTATTTAATTTTAAATAGAGTATACCCTTCTATTGTCCCTACTAATGAGTCAATTATGGTATAATAGATTAGTTATTATTATAATTTTTGTGAGGTGTTAAAGTGGAGCAATCCAATAAATCAATTCTACTAGTAGACGGAATGGCCCTATTATTTAGAGCATTCTATGCAACGGCAGTAAGTAATTATTTTATGATAAATAGTAAAGGAATTCCGACAAACGGGATTCATGGGTTTGTAAAACATTTATTTACAGCTATTGAACATTTTAATCCTAGCCATGTAGTGTGCTGTTGGGATATGGGAAGTAAAACATTCCGTACAGAGGAATTTTCTGAATATAAAGCAAACCGTGCAGAGGCACCTATTGAACTAGTTCCACAATTTGATCTTGTAAAAGATGTTGTTGATTCGTTTGATATCCCTAATATTGGGTTAAAAGGGTATGAAGCAGATGATTGTATTGGAACCCTTGCTAGAGAATATAGTGTAGATCACAAGGTGATTATTTTAACTGGGGATCAAGATATTTTCCAATTAATTAATCAGAATGTATCCGTTGCAATCGTTAGAAAAGGTTTTGGAAATTATGATTTGTATAACCCAGAACGTCTTTTGGAGGAAAAGGGTATTACTCCGGCCCAGATGATTGATCTAAAAGCTTTAATGGGTGATCCAAGTGATAATTATCCGGGTGTAAAAGGTATTGGGGAGAAGACTGCTATTAAATTGTTACTAGAATTTGGAACGATAGAGGGGATATTAGATAACCTCTCTAAACTTACAAAATCCCAACAAAAGAAGATTGAAGATAGCTTAGAGATGCTTCACCTTTCCCACCGCTTGGCACGAATTCATTGTGAAGTTCCAATTGAATGTAGCTTAGATCAAGCAGAATATAAAGTTAACAAAGAACGGGCGCTCTCAACTTTTAGAGAGCTTGAATTTAAAGGATTAGATCGTTTACTTGGGTAAGGAATGGGTTGTACCCATTCCTAGCTTTTCCTATATTTTCGTATTATCCTTTTTTGCTTTATCCTCAAGCTTGGTTTTGGGATCAGGTGTCGGTATATCTGAACCAAAACCTTGAGGATTAACACCTGAGAAAGCTTCAGTTCCGCGGTTTGCATTTCTTTGGGTCATGATCATTCACCTCCCATATTGTATTGTTTGAAGCAGAGTCAACAATTATGTAAGCTGTTGATTACCTACATAAAACATTTAGGAATGAATAGTTTTTACTCTCAACTTAGAAACTAATGTTGAGGTGAAGTTATATGAATAAAGGAATGGTTACAGCTATTACTACAATAGGGTTAGCTCAATTTCTTAAGATTCCGCTAAAGAAAATAAAAACAGGTAAATGGGAATGGGAAACATTTGTTGAGACGGGTGGGATGCCTAGCTCTCATTCTGCAGGTGTAACGTCACTGGCGACATTTATAGCTTTAAAAAAAGGTGTACCCACCGTTGATTTTGCGTTAGCTTCTGTTTTTGGAATGATTGTTATGTATGATGCTCAAGGAATTCGAAGGCAAACGGGTGAATTAACTTTATTAGTAAATGACATGGAAGAAGACCTTGAACGCTTAAAAGGTCAAGAAGATCACCACTTTCATGACAAAAAAGATAGA
This DNA window, taken from Bacillus mesophilus, encodes the following:
- a CDS encoding 5'-3' exonuclease H3TH domain-containing protein; its protein translation is MEQSNKSILLVDGMALLFRAFYATAVSNYFMINSKGIPTNGIHGFVKHLFTAIEHFNPSHVVCCWDMGSKTFRTEEFSEYKANRAEAPIELVPQFDLVKDVVDSFDIPNIGLKGYEADDCIGTLAREYSVDHKVIILTGDQDIFQLINQNVSVAIVRKGFGNYDLYNPERLLEEKGITPAQMIDLKALMGDPSDNYPGVKGIGEKTAIKLLLEFGTIEGILDNLSKLTKSQQKKIEDSLEMLHLSHRLARIHCEVPIECSLDQAEYKVNKERALSTFRELEFKGLDRLLG
- the sspL gene encoding small, acid-soluble spore protein L; protein product: MTQRNANRGTEAFSGVNPQGFGSDIPTPDPKTKLEDKAKKDNTKI
- a CDS encoding divergent PAP2 family protein — encoded protein: MNKGMVTAITTIGLAQFLKIPLKKIKTGKWEWETFVETGGMPSSHSAGVTSLATFIALKKGVPTVDFALASVFGMIVMYDAQGIRRQTGELTLLVNDMEEDLERLKGQEDHHFHDKKDRKLKEMLGHQPAEVLGGALLGMLTGTIGHFLTKKK